A window from Athalia rosae chromosome 5, iyAthRosa1.1, whole genome shotgun sequence encodes these proteins:
- the LOC105683967 gene encoding glucose-6-phosphate 1-dehydrogenase isoform X2, giving the protein MIKRANSTTDKTTEQSLALIRQSLKSTLMDHLEGTHFDGSIPHVFVILGASGDLARKKIYPTLWWLFRDNLLPENTTFFGYSRSKLTVNDIREKCHQYMKVKPEEEGKYEEFWSLNRYIAGSYDTRRDYELLNKELESNEKSVAANRLFYLALPPSVFEVSTTHIREVCMAQKGWTRIIVEKPFGRDAASSEQLSNHLASLFTEEQLYRIDHYLGKEMVQNLMTLRFANRIFSPTWNRDNIASVQISFKEPFGTQGRGGYFDEFGIIRDVMQNHLLQILSLVAMEKPASCHPNDIRDEKVKVLRCISPLELDDVVLGQYVGNPNAKDPEEKLGYLDDPTVPAGSNTPTYAMAVMKINNERWDNVPFILRCGKALNERKAEVRIQYKDVPGDIFDGKPKRNELVVRLQPGEAIYVKFMTKSPGITFDMEETEMDLTYNSRYKKMKLPDAYERLILDVFCGSQMHFVRSDELSEAWKIFTPLLHRIEKEKITPIPYEYGSRGPKEANEKAKENNFRYYGSYKWVKPEQ; this is encoded by the exons ATGATTAAAAGAGCGAACTCAACGACAg ACAAGACAACCGAGCAAAGCTTGGCGCTGATCAGGCAGTCGTTGAAATCAACACTGATGGATCATCTGGAAGGAACACATTTCGATGGTTCGATTCCACACGTCTTTGTGATTCTTGGAGCATCT GGTGACTTGgcgaggaagaaaatttaccCGACTCTCTGGTGGCTCTTCAGGGACAATCTACTTCCAGAAAATACAACCTTCTTTGGATATTCTCGGAGTAAATTGACGGTGAATGACATAAGAGAAAAATGTCACCAGTACATGAAAGTAAAGCCGGAAGAGGAAGGAAAGTACGAAGAGTTTTGGTCTCTGAACAGATACATTGCAGGGAGTTATGACACCAGACGAGATTACGAATTATTAAACAAAGAGCTTGAGAGTAACGAGAAATCAGTTGCCGCTAACAGACTGTTTTACTTAGCTCTTCCTCCCTCTGTATTCGAGGTCTCTACGACACATATAAGAGAAGTTTGTATGGCCCAAAA AGGCTGGACGAGAATAATAGTGGAAAAACCGTTCGGACGCGATGCAGCTTCCTCTGAACAGCTATCCAACCATCTCGCGTCGCTCTTTACCGAAGAACAATTGTACCGCATAGATCATTACCTGGGAAAAGAGATGGTCCAAAATCTGATGACCCTGAGATTCGCGAACAGAATATTCAGCCCGACTTGGAATCGAGACAACATCGCGTCCGTCCAAATATCATTCAAAGAACCCTTCGGAACCCAGGGAAGAGGGGGATACTTTGACGAGTTTGGCATCATCAGAGATGTGATGCAGAATCACCTCCTTCAGATTTTGTCTCTAGTTGCCATGGAGAAACCGGCGTCTTGCCATCCCAACGATATTAG AGACGAAAAGGTGAAGGTACTGCGATGTATCAGTCCGTTGGAATTGGATGACGTAGTACTGGGCCAATACGTAGGAAATCCCAATGCCAAAGAtcctgaagaaaaattaggcTACCTCGACGATCCCACCGTTCCAGCTGGATCGAATACGCCCACCTATGCAATGGCAgtcatgaaaattaataatgagCGATGGGACAATGTCCCGTTTATCCTAAGGTGTGGCAAAG CGCTGAATGAGCGCAAAGCCGAGGTGCGAATTCAGTACAAAGATGTACCGGGAGACATATTTGACGGGAAACCAAAAAGGAACGAACTTGTGGTAAGGCTGCAGCCCGGAGAAGCGATTTATGTCAAGTTCATGACCAAGTCTCCTGGGATAACTTTTGACATGGAAGAAACTGAGATGGATTTGACTTACAATAGCAGATATAAG AAGATGAAATTACCTGACGCATACGAAAGGCTGATCTTGGACGTATTCTGCGGCTCTCAAATGCACTTTGTCAGAAGTGACGAACTTTCGGAagcatggaaaattttcactccctTGCTTCATCgcattgagaaagaaaagattaCCCCCATTCCTTACGA GTACGGATCGAGGGGTCCCAAAGAAGCTAACGAGAAAGCAAAGGAGAACAATTTCAGGTACTATGGTTCCTACAAGTGGGTGAAACCTGAACAATAA
- the LOC105683967 gene encoding glucose-6-phosphate 1-dehydrogenase isoform X1, protein MIKRANSTTADKTTEQSLALIRQSLKSTLMDHLEGTHFDGSIPHVFVILGASGDLARKKIYPTLWWLFRDNLLPENTTFFGYSRSKLTVNDIREKCHQYMKVKPEEEGKYEEFWSLNRYIAGSYDTRRDYELLNKELESNEKSVAANRLFYLALPPSVFEVSTTHIREVCMAQKGWTRIIVEKPFGRDAASSEQLSNHLASLFTEEQLYRIDHYLGKEMVQNLMTLRFANRIFSPTWNRDNIASVQISFKEPFGTQGRGGYFDEFGIIRDVMQNHLLQILSLVAMEKPASCHPNDIRDEKVKVLRCISPLELDDVVLGQYVGNPNAKDPEEKLGYLDDPTVPAGSNTPTYAMAVMKINNERWDNVPFILRCGKALNERKAEVRIQYKDVPGDIFDGKPKRNELVVRLQPGEAIYVKFMTKSPGITFDMEETEMDLTYNSRYKKMKLPDAYERLILDVFCGSQMHFVRSDELSEAWKIFTPLLHRIEKEKITPIPYEYGSRGPKEANEKAKENNFRYYGSYKWVKPEQ, encoded by the exons ATGATTAAAAGAGCGAACTCAACGACAg CAGACAAGACAACCGAGCAAAGCTTGGCGCTGATCAGGCAGTCGTTGAAATCAACACTGATGGATCATCTGGAAGGAACACATTTCGATGGTTCGATTCCACACGTCTTTGTGATTCTTGGAGCATCT GGTGACTTGgcgaggaagaaaatttaccCGACTCTCTGGTGGCTCTTCAGGGACAATCTACTTCCAGAAAATACAACCTTCTTTGGATATTCTCGGAGTAAATTGACGGTGAATGACATAAGAGAAAAATGTCACCAGTACATGAAAGTAAAGCCGGAAGAGGAAGGAAAGTACGAAGAGTTTTGGTCTCTGAACAGATACATTGCAGGGAGTTATGACACCAGACGAGATTACGAATTATTAAACAAAGAGCTTGAGAGTAACGAGAAATCAGTTGCCGCTAACAGACTGTTTTACTTAGCTCTTCCTCCCTCTGTATTCGAGGTCTCTACGACACATATAAGAGAAGTTTGTATGGCCCAAAA AGGCTGGACGAGAATAATAGTGGAAAAACCGTTCGGACGCGATGCAGCTTCCTCTGAACAGCTATCCAACCATCTCGCGTCGCTCTTTACCGAAGAACAATTGTACCGCATAGATCATTACCTGGGAAAAGAGATGGTCCAAAATCTGATGACCCTGAGATTCGCGAACAGAATATTCAGCCCGACTTGGAATCGAGACAACATCGCGTCCGTCCAAATATCATTCAAAGAACCCTTCGGAACCCAGGGAAGAGGGGGATACTTTGACGAGTTTGGCATCATCAGAGATGTGATGCAGAATCACCTCCTTCAGATTTTGTCTCTAGTTGCCATGGAGAAACCGGCGTCTTGCCATCCCAACGATATTAG AGACGAAAAGGTGAAGGTACTGCGATGTATCAGTCCGTTGGAATTGGATGACGTAGTACTGGGCCAATACGTAGGAAATCCCAATGCCAAAGAtcctgaagaaaaattaggcTACCTCGACGATCCCACCGTTCCAGCTGGATCGAATACGCCCACCTATGCAATGGCAgtcatgaaaattaataatgagCGATGGGACAATGTCCCGTTTATCCTAAGGTGTGGCAAAG CGCTGAATGAGCGCAAAGCCGAGGTGCGAATTCAGTACAAAGATGTACCGGGAGACATATTTGACGGGAAACCAAAAAGGAACGAACTTGTGGTAAGGCTGCAGCCCGGAGAAGCGATTTATGTCAAGTTCATGACCAAGTCTCCTGGGATAACTTTTGACATGGAAGAAACTGAGATGGATTTGACTTACAATAGCAGATATAAG AAGATGAAATTACCTGACGCATACGAAAGGCTGATCTTGGACGTATTCTGCGGCTCTCAAATGCACTTTGTCAGAAGTGACGAACTTTCGGAagcatggaaaattttcactccctTGCTTCATCgcattgagaaagaaaagattaCCCCCATTCCTTACGA GTACGGATCGAGGGGTCCCAAAGAAGCTAACGAGAAAGCAAAGGAGAACAATTTCAGGTACTATGGTTCCTACAAGTGGGTGAAACCTGAACAATAA
- the LOC105683967 gene encoding glucose-6-phosphate 1-dehydrogenase isoform X6 produces MDHLEGTHFDGSIPHVFVILGASGDLARKKIYPTLWWLFRDNLLPENTTFFGYSRSKLTVNDIREKCHQYMKVKPEEEGKYEEFWSLNRYIAGSYDTRRDYELLNKELESNEKSVAANRLFYLALPPSVFEVSTTHIREVCMAQKGWTRIIVEKPFGRDAASSEQLSNHLASLFTEEQLYRIDHYLGKEMVQNLMTLRFANRIFSPTWNRDNIASVQISFKEPFGTQGRGGYFDEFGIIRDVMQNHLLQILSLVAMEKPASCHPNDIRDEKVKVLRCISPLELDDVVLGQYVGNPNAKDPEEKLGYLDDPTVPAGSNTPTYAMAVMKINNERWDNVPFILRCGKALNERKAEVRIQYKDVPGDIFDGKPKRNELVVRLQPGEAIYVKFMTKSPGITFDMEETEMDLTYNSRYKKMKLPDAYERLILDVFCGSQMHFVRSDELSEAWKIFTPLLHRIEKEKITPIPYEYGSRGPKEANEKAKENNFRYYGSYKWVKPEQ; encoded by the exons ATGGATCATCTGGAAGGAACACATTTCGATGGTTCGATTCCACACGTCTTTGTGATTCTTGGAGCATCT GGTGACTTGgcgaggaagaaaatttaccCGACTCTCTGGTGGCTCTTCAGGGACAATCTACTTCCAGAAAATACAACCTTCTTTGGATATTCTCGGAGTAAATTGACGGTGAATGACATAAGAGAAAAATGTCACCAGTACATGAAAGTAAAGCCGGAAGAGGAAGGAAAGTACGAAGAGTTTTGGTCTCTGAACAGATACATTGCAGGGAGTTATGACACCAGACGAGATTACGAATTATTAAACAAAGAGCTTGAGAGTAACGAGAAATCAGTTGCCGCTAACAGACTGTTTTACTTAGCTCTTCCTCCCTCTGTATTCGAGGTCTCTACGACACATATAAGAGAAGTTTGTATGGCCCAAAA AGGCTGGACGAGAATAATAGTGGAAAAACCGTTCGGACGCGATGCAGCTTCCTCTGAACAGCTATCCAACCATCTCGCGTCGCTCTTTACCGAAGAACAATTGTACCGCATAGATCATTACCTGGGAAAAGAGATGGTCCAAAATCTGATGACCCTGAGATTCGCGAACAGAATATTCAGCCCGACTTGGAATCGAGACAACATCGCGTCCGTCCAAATATCATTCAAAGAACCCTTCGGAACCCAGGGAAGAGGGGGATACTTTGACGAGTTTGGCATCATCAGAGATGTGATGCAGAATCACCTCCTTCAGATTTTGTCTCTAGTTGCCATGGAGAAACCGGCGTCTTGCCATCCCAACGATATTAG AGACGAAAAGGTGAAGGTACTGCGATGTATCAGTCCGTTGGAATTGGATGACGTAGTACTGGGCCAATACGTAGGAAATCCCAATGCCAAAGAtcctgaagaaaaattaggcTACCTCGACGATCCCACCGTTCCAGCTGGATCGAATACGCCCACCTATGCAATGGCAgtcatgaaaattaataatgagCGATGGGACAATGTCCCGTTTATCCTAAGGTGTGGCAAAG CGCTGAATGAGCGCAAAGCCGAGGTGCGAATTCAGTACAAAGATGTACCGGGAGACATATTTGACGGGAAACCAAAAAGGAACGAACTTGTGGTAAGGCTGCAGCCCGGAGAAGCGATTTATGTCAAGTTCATGACCAAGTCTCCTGGGATAACTTTTGACATGGAAGAAACTGAGATGGATTTGACTTACAATAGCAGATATAAG AAGATGAAATTACCTGACGCATACGAAAGGCTGATCTTGGACGTATTCTGCGGCTCTCAAATGCACTTTGTCAGAAGTGACGAACTTTCGGAagcatggaaaattttcactccctTGCTTCATCgcattgagaaagaaaagattaCCCCCATTCCTTACGA GTACGGATCGAGGGGTCCCAAAGAAGCTAACGAGAAAGCAAAGGAGAACAATTTCAGGTACTATGGTTCCTACAAGTGGGTGAAACCTGAACAATAA
- the LOC105683967 gene encoding glucose-6-phosphate 1-dehydrogenase isoform X3 has translation MANSNTADKTTEQSLALIRQSLKSTLMDHLEGTHFDGSIPHVFVILGASGDLARKKIYPTLWWLFRDNLLPENTTFFGYSRSKLTVNDIREKCHQYMKVKPEEEGKYEEFWSLNRYIAGSYDTRRDYELLNKELESNEKSVAANRLFYLALPPSVFEVSTTHIREVCMAQKGWTRIIVEKPFGRDAASSEQLSNHLASLFTEEQLYRIDHYLGKEMVQNLMTLRFANRIFSPTWNRDNIASVQISFKEPFGTQGRGGYFDEFGIIRDVMQNHLLQILSLVAMEKPASCHPNDIRDEKVKVLRCISPLELDDVVLGQYVGNPNAKDPEEKLGYLDDPTVPAGSNTPTYAMAVMKINNERWDNVPFILRCGKALNERKAEVRIQYKDVPGDIFDGKPKRNELVVRLQPGEAIYVKFMTKSPGITFDMEETEMDLTYNSRYKKMKLPDAYERLILDVFCGSQMHFVRSDELSEAWKIFTPLLHRIEKEKITPIPYEYGSRGPKEANEKAKENNFRYYGSYKWVKPEQ, from the exons ATGGCGAACTCAAACACAG CAGACAAGACAACCGAGCAAAGCTTGGCGCTGATCAGGCAGTCGTTGAAATCAACACTGATGGATCATCTGGAAGGAACACATTTCGATGGTTCGATTCCACACGTCTTTGTGATTCTTGGAGCATCT GGTGACTTGgcgaggaagaaaatttaccCGACTCTCTGGTGGCTCTTCAGGGACAATCTACTTCCAGAAAATACAACCTTCTTTGGATATTCTCGGAGTAAATTGACGGTGAATGACATAAGAGAAAAATGTCACCAGTACATGAAAGTAAAGCCGGAAGAGGAAGGAAAGTACGAAGAGTTTTGGTCTCTGAACAGATACATTGCAGGGAGTTATGACACCAGACGAGATTACGAATTATTAAACAAAGAGCTTGAGAGTAACGAGAAATCAGTTGCCGCTAACAGACTGTTTTACTTAGCTCTTCCTCCCTCTGTATTCGAGGTCTCTACGACACATATAAGAGAAGTTTGTATGGCCCAAAA AGGCTGGACGAGAATAATAGTGGAAAAACCGTTCGGACGCGATGCAGCTTCCTCTGAACAGCTATCCAACCATCTCGCGTCGCTCTTTACCGAAGAACAATTGTACCGCATAGATCATTACCTGGGAAAAGAGATGGTCCAAAATCTGATGACCCTGAGATTCGCGAACAGAATATTCAGCCCGACTTGGAATCGAGACAACATCGCGTCCGTCCAAATATCATTCAAAGAACCCTTCGGAACCCAGGGAAGAGGGGGATACTTTGACGAGTTTGGCATCATCAGAGATGTGATGCAGAATCACCTCCTTCAGATTTTGTCTCTAGTTGCCATGGAGAAACCGGCGTCTTGCCATCCCAACGATATTAG AGACGAAAAGGTGAAGGTACTGCGATGTATCAGTCCGTTGGAATTGGATGACGTAGTACTGGGCCAATACGTAGGAAATCCCAATGCCAAAGAtcctgaagaaaaattaggcTACCTCGACGATCCCACCGTTCCAGCTGGATCGAATACGCCCACCTATGCAATGGCAgtcatgaaaattaataatgagCGATGGGACAATGTCCCGTTTATCCTAAGGTGTGGCAAAG CGCTGAATGAGCGCAAAGCCGAGGTGCGAATTCAGTACAAAGATGTACCGGGAGACATATTTGACGGGAAACCAAAAAGGAACGAACTTGTGGTAAGGCTGCAGCCCGGAGAAGCGATTTATGTCAAGTTCATGACCAAGTCTCCTGGGATAACTTTTGACATGGAAGAAACTGAGATGGATTTGACTTACAATAGCAGATATAAG AAGATGAAATTACCTGACGCATACGAAAGGCTGATCTTGGACGTATTCTGCGGCTCTCAAATGCACTTTGTCAGAAGTGACGAACTTTCGGAagcatggaaaattttcactccctTGCTTCATCgcattgagaaagaaaagattaCCCCCATTCCTTACGA GTACGGATCGAGGGGTCCCAAAGAAGCTAACGAGAAAGCAAAGGAGAACAATTTCAGGTACTATGGTTCCTACAAGTGGGTGAAACCTGAACAATAA
- the LOC105683967 gene encoding glucose-6-phosphate 1-dehydrogenase isoform X4, which produces MANSNTDKTTEQSLALIRQSLKSTLMDHLEGTHFDGSIPHVFVILGASGDLARKKIYPTLWWLFRDNLLPENTTFFGYSRSKLTVNDIREKCHQYMKVKPEEEGKYEEFWSLNRYIAGSYDTRRDYELLNKELESNEKSVAANRLFYLALPPSVFEVSTTHIREVCMAQKGWTRIIVEKPFGRDAASSEQLSNHLASLFTEEQLYRIDHYLGKEMVQNLMTLRFANRIFSPTWNRDNIASVQISFKEPFGTQGRGGYFDEFGIIRDVMQNHLLQILSLVAMEKPASCHPNDIRDEKVKVLRCISPLELDDVVLGQYVGNPNAKDPEEKLGYLDDPTVPAGSNTPTYAMAVMKINNERWDNVPFILRCGKALNERKAEVRIQYKDVPGDIFDGKPKRNELVVRLQPGEAIYVKFMTKSPGITFDMEETEMDLTYNSRYKKMKLPDAYERLILDVFCGSQMHFVRSDELSEAWKIFTPLLHRIEKEKITPIPYEYGSRGPKEANEKAKENNFRYYGSYKWVKPEQ; this is translated from the exons ATGGCGAACTCAAACACAG ACAAGACAACCGAGCAAAGCTTGGCGCTGATCAGGCAGTCGTTGAAATCAACACTGATGGATCATCTGGAAGGAACACATTTCGATGGTTCGATTCCACACGTCTTTGTGATTCTTGGAGCATCT GGTGACTTGgcgaggaagaaaatttaccCGACTCTCTGGTGGCTCTTCAGGGACAATCTACTTCCAGAAAATACAACCTTCTTTGGATATTCTCGGAGTAAATTGACGGTGAATGACATAAGAGAAAAATGTCACCAGTACATGAAAGTAAAGCCGGAAGAGGAAGGAAAGTACGAAGAGTTTTGGTCTCTGAACAGATACATTGCAGGGAGTTATGACACCAGACGAGATTACGAATTATTAAACAAAGAGCTTGAGAGTAACGAGAAATCAGTTGCCGCTAACAGACTGTTTTACTTAGCTCTTCCTCCCTCTGTATTCGAGGTCTCTACGACACATATAAGAGAAGTTTGTATGGCCCAAAA AGGCTGGACGAGAATAATAGTGGAAAAACCGTTCGGACGCGATGCAGCTTCCTCTGAACAGCTATCCAACCATCTCGCGTCGCTCTTTACCGAAGAACAATTGTACCGCATAGATCATTACCTGGGAAAAGAGATGGTCCAAAATCTGATGACCCTGAGATTCGCGAACAGAATATTCAGCCCGACTTGGAATCGAGACAACATCGCGTCCGTCCAAATATCATTCAAAGAACCCTTCGGAACCCAGGGAAGAGGGGGATACTTTGACGAGTTTGGCATCATCAGAGATGTGATGCAGAATCACCTCCTTCAGATTTTGTCTCTAGTTGCCATGGAGAAACCGGCGTCTTGCCATCCCAACGATATTAG AGACGAAAAGGTGAAGGTACTGCGATGTATCAGTCCGTTGGAATTGGATGACGTAGTACTGGGCCAATACGTAGGAAATCCCAATGCCAAAGAtcctgaagaaaaattaggcTACCTCGACGATCCCACCGTTCCAGCTGGATCGAATACGCCCACCTATGCAATGGCAgtcatgaaaattaataatgagCGATGGGACAATGTCCCGTTTATCCTAAGGTGTGGCAAAG CGCTGAATGAGCGCAAAGCCGAGGTGCGAATTCAGTACAAAGATGTACCGGGAGACATATTTGACGGGAAACCAAAAAGGAACGAACTTGTGGTAAGGCTGCAGCCCGGAGAAGCGATTTATGTCAAGTTCATGACCAAGTCTCCTGGGATAACTTTTGACATGGAAGAAACTGAGATGGATTTGACTTACAATAGCAGATATAAG AAGATGAAATTACCTGACGCATACGAAAGGCTGATCTTGGACGTATTCTGCGGCTCTCAAATGCACTTTGTCAGAAGTGACGAACTTTCGGAagcatggaaaattttcactccctTGCTTCATCgcattgagaaagaaaagattaCCCCCATTCCTTACGA GTACGGATCGAGGGGTCCCAAAGAAGCTAACGAGAAAGCAAAGGAGAACAATTTCAGGTACTATGGTTCCTACAAGTGGGTGAAACCTGAACAATAA
- the LOC105683967 gene encoding glucose-6-phosphate 1-dehydrogenase isoform X5, which translates to MSVFLDKTTEQSLALIRQSLKSTLMDHLEGTHFDGSIPHVFVILGASGDLARKKIYPTLWWLFRDNLLPENTTFFGYSRSKLTVNDIREKCHQYMKVKPEEEGKYEEFWSLNRYIAGSYDTRRDYELLNKELESNEKSVAANRLFYLALPPSVFEVSTTHIREVCMAQKGWTRIIVEKPFGRDAASSEQLSNHLASLFTEEQLYRIDHYLGKEMVQNLMTLRFANRIFSPTWNRDNIASVQISFKEPFGTQGRGGYFDEFGIIRDVMQNHLLQILSLVAMEKPASCHPNDIRDEKVKVLRCISPLELDDVVLGQYVGNPNAKDPEEKLGYLDDPTVPAGSNTPTYAMAVMKINNERWDNVPFILRCGKALNERKAEVRIQYKDVPGDIFDGKPKRNELVVRLQPGEAIYVKFMTKSPGITFDMEETEMDLTYNSRYKKMKLPDAYERLILDVFCGSQMHFVRSDELSEAWKIFTPLLHRIEKEKITPIPYEYGSRGPKEANEKAKENNFRYYGSYKWVKPEQ; encoded by the exons ATGTCCGTCTTCCTAG ACAAGACAACCGAGCAAAGCTTGGCGCTGATCAGGCAGTCGTTGAAATCAACACTGATGGATCATCTGGAAGGAACACATTTCGATGGTTCGATTCCACACGTCTTTGTGATTCTTGGAGCATCT GGTGACTTGgcgaggaagaaaatttaccCGACTCTCTGGTGGCTCTTCAGGGACAATCTACTTCCAGAAAATACAACCTTCTTTGGATATTCTCGGAGTAAATTGACGGTGAATGACATAAGAGAAAAATGTCACCAGTACATGAAAGTAAAGCCGGAAGAGGAAGGAAAGTACGAAGAGTTTTGGTCTCTGAACAGATACATTGCAGGGAGTTATGACACCAGACGAGATTACGAATTATTAAACAAAGAGCTTGAGAGTAACGAGAAATCAGTTGCCGCTAACAGACTGTTTTACTTAGCTCTTCCTCCCTCTGTATTCGAGGTCTCTACGACACATATAAGAGAAGTTTGTATGGCCCAAAA AGGCTGGACGAGAATAATAGTGGAAAAACCGTTCGGACGCGATGCAGCTTCCTCTGAACAGCTATCCAACCATCTCGCGTCGCTCTTTACCGAAGAACAATTGTACCGCATAGATCATTACCTGGGAAAAGAGATGGTCCAAAATCTGATGACCCTGAGATTCGCGAACAGAATATTCAGCCCGACTTGGAATCGAGACAACATCGCGTCCGTCCAAATATCATTCAAAGAACCCTTCGGAACCCAGGGAAGAGGGGGATACTTTGACGAGTTTGGCATCATCAGAGATGTGATGCAGAATCACCTCCTTCAGATTTTGTCTCTAGTTGCCATGGAGAAACCGGCGTCTTGCCATCCCAACGATATTAG AGACGAAAAGGTGAAGGTACTGCGATGTATCAGTCCGTTGGAATTGGATGACGTAGTACTGGGCCAATACGTAGGAAATCCCAATGCCAAAGAtcctgaagaaaaattaggcTACCTCGACGATCCCACCGTTCCAGCTGGATCGAATACGCCCACCTATGCAATGGCAgtcatgaaaattaataatgagCGATGGGACAATGTCCCGTTTATCCTAAGGTGTGGCAAAG CGCTGAATGAGCGCAAAGCCGAGGTGCGAATTCAGTACAAAGATGTACCGGGAGACATATTTGACGGGAAACCAAAAAGGAACGAACTTGTGGTAAGGCTGCAGCCCGGAGAAGCGATTTATGTCAAGTTCATGACCAAGTCTCCTGGGATAACTTTTGACATGGAAGAAACTGAGATGGATTTGACTTACAATAGCAGATATAAG AAGATGAAATTACCTGACGCATACGAAAGGCTGATCTTGGACGTATTCTGCGGCTCTCAAATGCACTTTGTCAGAAGTGACGAACTTTCGGAagcatggaaaattttcactccctTGCTTCATCgcattgagaaagaaaagattaCCCCCATTCCTTACGA GTACGGATCGAGGGGTCCCAAAGAAGCTAACGAGAAAGCAAAGGAGAACAATTTCAGGTACTATGGTTCCTACAAGTGGGTGAAACCTGAACAATAA